The Tripterygium wilfordii isolate XIE 37 chromosome 23, ASM1340144v1, whole genome shotgun sequence genomic sequence ctaTGACAGCCTGACCAAAGCCCAATCATCACCAACCGTCGATGATCACTTGAGTCGCCAAAAAAGCTTGGAGAAATCACGAATCACCGTTTGAAAAAAATTGTCCAATCCAACCAATTTGTCCAACATTGGtgaccatcaccaccaccaatcAACTCACTGAACCAAGCGGCGCATCAAATCTGGAACTCGATATGGTAAAATAAGTGAAAATCATTCTAGTTCTTAGATATGATTTTTCAGATCTCTAGAAATTATATCTGTTTTAGATTTgtagatattatatctattttggatatgatgatattataaatgtttaaatgaaattttcgtGTACCAACCTTCATTGTGACGACATTATCAAATGAAATTCTCGTGTTTCAGTATTCAAACATATACAATAAAACAGATTATAAAACAGATATaatgaaacagataacatatgcAACATATAACAAATTACCAAATTCGTGGGTGTGGTGGACCATCACTGTCCAACCACCGATCAAAGCCGCCGACCAATCAAAAAGAAGTGTCGAAGCACCATGACCAACCCCAAACCATCATTCTTCGCTGTCAGCTACTGATTCCACCTAATTGTGACATTGAAGTCGCGCCCAACCGTAAAGAGAAGTGTCCAATCTGGCCACCGGAGATGTTGTCTCCACAAACCACCACTACGGGAGTGTAACGCAGACCTAAACGCACCATTCCCACCTATTGGCTGGCCGAAATAGTTGCCGGAGGCAGAAACTCATATTTGGGTGTCATATGGGGAAGATGAATGTATTTTTgttaataaaacaaatatttataattatttgtcCTTTATGGAATATTTATTAAACTTGATGGACTTTATGAAACAAAACTTATTGGAGTGTCCTAGTGGTAACCAAATTTTTAATGGAGGGAATTATCTCCAAATTTCCATATATATTacaagaattctcacataagggtttaAAGCATAAGGGTCTATGTttataccattgatttgaaacatctGAGACCAAAAAATAGTGAGccccattatatatatatataaataattgaaacaaaatttgattaattttttaaaatattcttGTTGGTTTGAAATGGGTCAAGGGGCACCCATGATGGGTTAACTCGACCAATTTACATATTCAACTGCCATGGGCAGTTGAGCGAGATATGGAGGAATTATAACTCCTGATGGGGTGGTTAACAACCATCCAAACATGGAGATTTCTCTATTCTaacaaaaaacatcaaaaattcACGATATCTCTCTCGAGGCGCTCTCTCCAAATTCGGGTAAGGACTGCACTTACATCAAAGTACACTCCATTCAAGTGAtgtatttttgtttatgttCATATTTAATGCTTGGATCATTTTACAGttctaaattatttttgtattataaTGATGGATGATTACAAATGTCTTCATCAAACTCCTGCCTCCATTCTATCATGCTTAATGTCCAATTATATGCCTTTTTATCTTCTAATTGTATTTCAAATAAGTATAAAGGAACAACATGTATAATGAATTTTTATATTATAATGTGTTTGTATTGATATTTTTCGATCTAGTTTCTACCCACTGAAGACACTGTGAACATATTTTAACTTGGAAGTACCCATGTTAAAGggcttttctattttttttaatatttatatataataaaatcaaAGCACAAACTAATCCACTTCCGGATTCTAACACTTCAACCCGTAGACTTGACAAGAAAACGTTAACCATTCTTGATAAAGGTGAAGTCTTTGCTGGGAGTGTACACCGGGCCGGATCACTGGTTATCGTTCCGAGTCAGATCCGACCCGGTAATTTTTAAGATTCTATGGACCCCTAATCCTGTTAAGGGTTATTGGATAATTTATTccgggatatatatatatatacacataaattcATAATCTTGGAATCAACTTTGTGGACCCATagttcaccaaaaaaaaactttgtggATCCATAATTCATAAAGTTGGTTCACATTTTTTGTTCACATAGAAacatttttgtgtatatatatatatatacacacacactaatTAAAACTCATGGATTGACGACTTCTTAAAAGATTGAGGCATGCAGTAGTTAATATTGCACACAATCATGAAGGCATAGAAATCATGGTGAGATGTTATTATAAAATTCAAATCGTGGTGAGAAGTTACATAGTGCATCTGCCTTATTCTATTAAAAGCTTCATCATGAGCTCCAACAATTGGCAAAACCAACAAGAAAACCAACATACATGCATGACTTCATATATTAATAGACACACAATAAGCATAACATCAGTAGCGACTAGCGATTCAATCGCTACCGCTTACATTGGAATTGCATCGATGAATAATGACTTGATGATATCCTTCAAACTTGCTGAATAAGTGTACGCATCTTTGTATTTGTAAAGGACATCCATTACGCGTGCCAAGTTGAGAAATATCATCAGGAGAGGCCTTGTAGGTTTGATTAATTCCTCGTTTATATCCTTCCATGCATTCGATATATTTCTCTGAAACTCTTCTACAGCTTCTTCTTCAGAGACACCGTACGTCTTCATGTAACACTCGATTCCCGTAGGAATATGTTTCCATTGTTTCTCACGCTAAAAATATTTGAATGTAGTTAGGAGTATGCtgattttgattgattaaaGCAAGTATAAATGCTTAAACACATTCGTTCATACCTCGGTTGTTACTAAATCATCCATAAGACGACATATTATCATCGTTGCTTCATCAATCTTTGGAAAACTCTTAAGCCATTCAAATTCCTTCACCCCCGCGATTTCTCCCATACCAGTGAAAGCTACATTTGCCATTACATGATAGCAAGTTGAGAGTCCAGCATTGTCCATGTATTCTTCAAATCGTGGCATGTCACCTTTGTTTAACCACTCCGCCTCAAGGTGGTAGTATCTAAATTGAGCTTTCAGCTATTGATAAAACACgttcaaattaaatttataacAGATAGGATAATTAGTTAAGtatgagaaaatcaaacaaGTAATTAGTCAATCAATACCGCATCGATTGCATAAGAGAGATGGTAGGGTTTTCCTTCATTGTTGAactcctcttctttttcatggAATAAATCCAAATAAGCCTTGCATAGAAATTTCATGCTATTTGGTGCCTCTTCCAAGTGATCACTGTCCCACCTAAAGATCGATATATCAGTGAAGAATGGTCAATGtagaaacaaacaataaacaaaaattaatctacccagcaAACCTTTGTATTGCATTTGTTAGCAGCCGAAGTTCTTCAATCGTACCATATGCGTCATATGTGTCGTCCAAATAAGTCAACAGAATAGTAAATTTGGTAAGAAACTTCCTTGTGGTCGCATAATGTGATTCGAAAAAGGTTCCAACAGTCCACAAGTAGGTTTCCACTGGTCTATCTCTCGAGTAAGGAAAGTTCACTTCAACGTCTAACTCTTTATGCCACCTACATTACATTACATTATAGATAGCAATTCTGATGAGTTAGTAATATATCTAACCACATGACTTatcaaatacatacatatacatatatatatatatatatatatatatagaagaataaGAATATAATGTGACATAAGTACTTTAGTTCAACGTTTTTAAGCTCTCACGccacctatatatatacctcAAAATCTCAACTAGCTCTTGTTGGTGCCATATTTGTACTCGATTAAAATCAATTTTTGCCAGCTTCAATAACAATTGATTGCATGACTCGTCTTCCTCATAGAAAGAGATGTATTGTCTCGACTCGATTCTCGATATGCCCTTATGAAAGGGATTTTTCAAAGCATAGGCTATGTGTTCTTCAAATCTAGGGCTACAGTGGGTTGCCATGGACTTGAGGTGTTCACTTGTGTAAGTGCTTCATCCATAAGATCTTCCCTCTTCATACTCAAATGGGTAACTTCATGTAAGCTTAGGACGCTATCCACATCACTAGGTTGTTAGAACTTGAATGTCTTAATCTTATTCTCTCTCAAGGAGGCATTATATATGAGTACAATCGTACCACAATAAGTGGGATACAGAATATCAATTAGTCTAGAATAAGGAAACTAAAAGATATCATGAATCCTAAAGATACTTGATTATGCAATAATATATTCTGTTGACTCGTttacactccccctcaagttggtgcgtaGATATCACCTAAGCCCATCTTGTCTATTGAGTCAAGAAACACCTTGGTAGGAACGGCATGTGTCAGAACATCCTCAAGCTGCTCACCCGATCTTACAAACGGAATATCAATAATCTTTGCTTcccacttttttttaataaaatgccaATCAACTTCAACATGTTTTGTTCGGTCATGTTGCACTGGATTATCCACAATCTCCCTTGCAGCCTGATTGTCACAAAACAACTTCATGGGTCCTTCTGGTCTAAACCCGATCTCTGTAAATAGAATTCTAATCCACAATAACTCACATATACCCTGTGCCATACCTCGAAACTCAGCTTCAGCTGAGGACCGAGCAGTCactttttgtttcttgcttCTCCAAGTCATAAGATTTCCTGCCACGAATGTGAAATAGCCAGAAGTGGACCTTCTGTCAGACATATTCCcagcccaatcagcatctgcATACCCTTTCACCTCCATATGCCCATGCTTTCGAAATATTAGACCTTTCCCTGGACTTCCTTTAAGATAGCACAATATACGCATCACTGCCTCCATGTGATCCTCACTTGGTGCATGCATAAACTGGCTCACTACACTTACGGCATAAGCAATATCCGGCCTTGTTaaagacaaataaattaactttCCTACCACCCTTTGATACCTGTCTTTATTAGTCGGGATTTGGTTTTCATACACGGCCAGATGATGGTTTTGCACAACTGGAGTATCAACCGGTTTGCATGCCAACATACCATTCTCTGATAGAAGATCTAGTACATATTTTCGTTGGGACAAGCATATTCCTTCTTGAGATCGTGCAACTTCAACTCCCAAGAAGTATTTTAGACctcccaaatctttcatctcaaattccAATGATAAATACTTTTGCAACTTCTCAATCTCCTGCACATCATCCCCCGTAacaatcatatcatcaacatagataaTGAGTAAAGTCACCTTTTTACCATTACGTTTGATAAACAAGGTATGATCAGAATGTCCCTGTCGATAGCCATACTTCTTCATTGCCTGAGTGAACCTTCCAAACCATGCTCGTGGTGACTGTTTTAGTCCATACAACGCCTTGTGGAGTCTACAGACTTTTCCCCGAGAGTTAGGAATACTATACCCCGGTGGAAAATCCATATAAACTTCCTCCTGTAACTCCCCATGAAGGAatgcattttttacatcaaactGCTTCAAAGGCCAATCGAAATTAGCAGCCAAGGACAACAAAACTCTAATAGTATTCATTTTTGCCACGAGAGCAAAAGTTTCTTGATAGTCAACACCATAGGTTTGTGTATAACCTTTAGCTACCAGTCTCGCCTTGTAACGATCAATCGTCCCATCTGCTTTGTGTTTAATGGTAAATATCCATTTACACCCTACGGACTTCTTCCCTCCTGGCAACGGAACTACATTCCAAGTTCCATTTTTCATCAAAGCATCCATCTCTATCTTCATAGCCTCAGTCCACTTCGGATCTCTCAAAGCTTTTTCTACTTTAGTAGGTATTTTGACTTCATCCAACTGACGAATCAAAGCACAGTATGCTGGTGAAAGTCTATGAGTAGAGACATAGTTCGATATTGACTACTTCGCCTTGCCATCTGGAGAGTACCTGTCAGGCGGTTTCCCTTGATTCTGTCTAGGAGGTAACATATATGTCCTTTCAGATGAATCAAAATTTAATAAAGTTTCAGCATCTGATATACTAACCTCTTGGATATCAGTCGGACTGGGATTATTGTCACGTGGAGATACTGGAGGAGAGGGGTTAGTCATAGCAGCAGTGGCATTATGTTGTACCCGTGGGCTATCATCCGACACTACATGATCAATTGAAGCATCAACTTGATCATCGACAACCTTCCCAGTTGCTACGTCCTCAACATCCTCAACCCACGCATCAGTCATCTCCAAAGCAGTAACAAACCGACCATAGTCATCATCATATATCTCCCCCTGAGGTCCATGGTTGGTTTGCGGAGTAAAGAACAATGAATCCTCAGAAAATGTGACATCCATCGTTGTATACCAGTGCTTAGTGCTAGGATAGTAGCACTGGTAACCTTTCTGGTGAGGATTGAAACCAAGAAAGACACACCTCAAGGCACAAGGGTTAAGCTTGCTACGTTGATTCTTGTGTAAGTGAACATAAGCCACACATCCAAACACCCGAGGTTCCAAGTATAAATAGGAACAGGGAGTAACATGGTCCGCAAGAACTGCCAACGGTGTACGAAAGTTGAAAACTCGAGATGGCAGCCGGTTCATGAGATAGACTGCATAGGTGACTGCATATGAGCAATAGATGGTAGGAACACTGGCACCAATCAATAGTGCGTGAGTAGTTTCAAGAATATGTCTATTTTTCCGTTCAGCAACGCCGTTTTACTGTGGAGTCTGAGGACAACTAGTCTCATGAAGAATTCCATTATCCTGAAAAAACTGAAGAAGTTCACAATTCAgatattcaccaccattatcagatcgcAAGACCTTGATTGGAAGTGAATATTGATTTTGTACCATACGATAAAAAATCGAAAATATTTTCCCAACGTCACTCTTATGCTTCATCGTATATAGCCAAGTCATCcgagtgcaatcatcaacaAACGTAACAAACCAACGAATTCCAGATTTCATAGTGACAGGTGATGGACCCCATACATCAgagtgaattaattcaaaaggaaTAGACTTTTTATTAAGACTGATAGGATAGTGCGTACGATGACTCTTAGCCAAAGTGCAAACATTACATTCTAAAGTAGACTCAGGGATATGTTGAAACAATGCAGGAAGTAATTTCCGtaaataaccaaaagatgcatgGCCTAGGTGACGATGCCACAACTGAATTTTTTTCAACTTGGTATCCTCAGTACTGCTAACTTAACAAACTCTGCCAGACGTTATATCATCCACGTAGTATAACCCCCTCcgtttagtaccacgcccaatgatCTCATGAGTCCGGATATCCTGTAAGAGGCAAAAGTTTGGAAACATTAGCACAACACAATTTAATTGTGTGGTCACTTGTCCCACAGAAAGCAGGTTACTAGATAACGCAGGAACAAGTAAACAGTTATGCAAGGACAAAGTATGAGTAAGGGCTACAGAACCCGCAGCAATCACTGGAATAATACTACCACTGGCAGTAATGATATTGTCTCGTGGAGGAGGAACACTAGAGTTGAGAAGGGTCTGATCATATGTCATGTGATCCGTAGCCCCTGAGTCAATTATCCAACCTGTGTCACGGTAATCAGAGCTAGTGAAAGCAGAGCCTATATTACCTGTGTCATCAATGTTTTCATCGGGAGAGATCATGGTGAGAAGAGATAACTGAGAAGATAAACTATCTGGTTCAGCAGTAGACTGTGTCTCGGTAAGAGGTGTTATGTGGCCAGTTGCAATAGCCGCAACTCCAGATGCATTTGTTGCAAGTTTGGTTTGGCCTGTTCTTCTATTTCCCTTCCCCCGATTTTGTTTCCTTCGTTCAAGAAACCAATCGGGATATCCATGTATTTCAAAACAAGTATCCTTTGTGTGGCGAGTTCCATTACAATGACTACATTTCAACTTGTCCTTTTCACCTTCATCTATGTCACGGAGAACACGGGAAGGAGGGCCAGTAGGGGAAAACTTGCTCACCATAGCTACGGGCAACTCAACATTCTTCATCATAGTATCCTGTCTTTGTGCTTCACGCCTGATTATGTTGAAGCACTCATCAATGACAGGGACAGGTTTAGTCCGAAGGAGATTACTTCTAGTTGAGTCGAATACATCATCAAGCCCTGCCAGAAAATCATATACTCGGTCTTGCTGAATTTCTTCCCTCCGTGTTTTCATGTCAGCCGCACAAATCATCTTATTCGGGCGTCTCTTGTCAAGTTCCTGCCATATGCTTTTTAGTTCAGCAAAATAAAGATTTACTTGACGTCCTGCTTGTTTGGTTCCTGTTGCCTTGCAACGTAATTCATAGTATTGTGAGTCATCCGCACCATCGTAAAACATCTGGGTAACACTTTCCCATATGTCTTTGGCCGTCGAAAGTTTCACAAATAACCCAATTATATGTTCGTCCATGTTTTTGAGCAAGCATCCTCGTACGGTGGCATCTTCGGTACGCCACTGGATGTATCCAGGATCTATCTCTTCCTTTTGTTTGGTATGACCAGTTAAATATCCGAGTTTATTTTGTCCGGCAACATGAACTTGCATCATCCTCGACCAGATTTTGAAATTAGTGTCATTCAATCTGAAGCCGAAAGACAAAGTGTTCATGTTGCTAGTTTCATGGGAACTCTGTGAAACAATCATGGTTCCACTAGTAGTTCTGGTGGTGTTGGCTGGTAGGGTGAACTGCGAAAGCTCTCTAGTGCCGTCCGTCATTCAGAAATCAATTCCTTGTTTCGGAATTGGATTCTGCCAAGAGAAAGAGGTGTCAAAGGTGGTGAGATGAATTAGGGTTTCTaaccggctccgataccatgttagaactTGAATGTCTTAATCTTATTCTCTCTCAAGGAGGCATTATATATGAGTACAATCGTACCACAATAAGTGGGATACAGAATATCAATTAGTCTAGAATAAGGAAACTAAAAGATATCATGAATCCTAAAGATACTTGATTATGCAATAATATATTCTGTTGACTCGTTTACATAGGTAAGCTGTTCTTGAACTTTCCATCACTACCTTTGAATTTCTCGAATACATCTGATCTATCGATCAATATGAAGTATAATCAAACACCATCATCCATATAACAATTGGAATTGATTAATACTATAAGTAAGCGATAACTTCACTTACCACAAGACATCTTGTAGCCATGTTGTCGGAATACTCGAAACAGAAGTGCAACAGTGCGTAGGTCATACTCATTATCATCCAAAAAGTTTGAGTTGAAGATTTGatttaattgattttcaatcTCGGTTTCGAAGTGATATGACACACCTAGGCGGCACAACCTGTCGATTAATTTCACTTTCTCCACCGCGTCGCCTGTCGAAGCCATCAATAGATCTTTAACTTGCACTGTGAGAACTTCTATTTGTTCTGTGTACATCTTGTATACCTGCAGTGACCATACAAGTCATCATTAAGACTGTTTGTTTCAAGAAAAATTATACTTTAGAAAAATTCATAAACTAACATAGGGAAACTAACTAGTTTCCAGAAGAGTTTGCTTGATAAAATCTGATGTTGTCAACATAGATATGTAAATAATGCATATATAGGTATCGATTGATCTGGATAAAGTGAAGCAAATTCAGGTAACAAAAGCAATATTGATGGGGGGAACATCAACCACAGGGCGAGAAACTTCTGCCATTGACATCTCTGAAAGTGAAGAAATACCAAGTAATATAAAATGAAGAACTTGTTTAATTTTCTGAGCTGAAGAAAACACAGCAAAATTGATGTCTTTATAGACAACATTGATCCATGAATAATGTTGGTAGGTATGCCACTGTTTTacgaaataatttttaaatgacAGTCAACAGATACTGTACACTGTGTGTGAAAGAAAAACGTGATTCTCAAGAATGTTGTTGGCCTTCCTTCCAAAGTTCAAACTTGTAAGAGCCTCCACAATGGTGAGGAGTAATTCAGCACTTGAAACACCTAAAAATTTGTGTAACATTTgtgttttcaagtttttgtatatTATACACTCACAATAGAACCAAATCTCCAGTGCTCTAAAATACATAAACTATCAACTACCAATCTATCATTCCCTCCATCTTTTCCCTCCTAGTTGTAATGGTATATGGTAATAGAAATTTTGTATTGATACAACTATAAATTTTCACAATTAATTATTaatacaattttatttattatttaaacatGCCTTAATTTTCAGTTACATCTATCCCACCAATAATGAAGACACACACGTTTTAATTGAGGGAATCTCTAATATGTGTTTGTATTGTCAATATTCACTCATGGTCATCCTAGAAATTATTCATGCCAATGAATTTAAAGTTCATTTGAGCCGATGTCCTTCAAAGTCATCATTGCATTATATTCCCTTCATTCACGATTTATCTTTATAAGCCAATTCATAATTTCATACATTTGTGCAACATCCTAGTTGTGTCATCTCTTTTACCCAATTAAATGGCAAGTCCATCAAACTGGCGCTTTCAATCACAATTTATGGAGGATTTTATGTCTCTACAACAACAAGAGCTCGACGACAGTGCCAATCTATCATTCCCTTCATCTTTTCCCTCCTAGTTGTAATGGTATATGGTAATAGAAATTTTGTATTGATACAACTATAAACTTTCACAGTTAATTATTaatacaattttatttattatttaaacatGCCTTAATTTTCATTTACATCTATCCCACCAATAACGAAGACACACacgttttaattgttttaattgagGGAATCTCGAATATGTGTTTGTATTGTCAATATTCAAAAATGGTCATCCTAGAAATTATTCTTACCAATGAATTTAAAGTTCATTTGAGCCAATGTCCTTCAAAGCCGTCATTGCATTATATTCCCTTCGTTCATGATTTATCTTTATAAGCCAATTCATAAGTTCATACATTTGTGTAACATCCTAGTTGTGTCATCTCTTTTACCCAATTAAATGGCAAGTCCATCAAACTGGCGCTTTCAATCACAATTTATGGAGGATTTTATCTCTCTACAACAACAAGAGCTCGACGACATTGCCAATCTATCATTCCCTTCATCTTTTCCCTCCTAGTTGTAATGGTATATGGTAATAGAAATTTTGTATTGATACAACTATAAATTTTCACGGTTAATTATTaatacaattttatttattatttaaacatgccttaattttcaattacatctatCCCACCAATAATGAAGACACACACGTTTTAATTGAGGGAATCTCTAATATGTGTTTGTATTGTCAATATTCACTCATGGTCATCCTAGAAATTATTCTTACCAATGAATTTAAAGTTCATTTGAGCCAATGTCCTTCAAAGCCATCATTGCATTATATTCCCTTCGTTCATGATTTATCTTTATAAGCCAATTTATAAGTTCATACATTTGTGTAACATCCAACTTGTGTCATCTCTTTTATCCAATTAAATGGCAAGTCCATCAAACTGGCTCTTTCAATCACAATTTCTGGAGGATTTTATGTCTCTACAACAACAAGAGCTCGACGACATTGCCAATCTATCATTGCTTCCATCTTTTCCCTCCTAGTTGTAATGGTATATGGTAATAGAAATTTTGTATTGATACAACTATAAATTTTCACAGTTAATTATaaatacaattttatttattatttaaacatGTCTTAACTTTCAATTACATCTATCCCACCAATAATGAAGACACAcatgttttaattgttttaattgagCGAATCTCTAATATGTGTTTGTATTGTCGATATTCACTCATGGTCATCCTAGAAATTATTCTTACCAATGAATTTAAAGTTCATTTGTGCCAATGTCCTTCAAAGCCATCATTGCATTATATTCCCTTCGTTCATGATTTATCTTTATAAGCCAATTTATAAGTTCATACATTTGTATAACATCCTAGTTGTGTCATCTCTTTTACCCAATTAAATGGCAAGTCCATCAAACTGGCGCTTTCAATCACAATTTATGGAGGATTTTATGTCTCTACAACAACAAGAGCTCGACGACATTGCCAATCTATCATCCCTTCCATCTTTTCCCTCCTAGTTGTAATGGTATATTGTAATAGAAATTTTGCATTGATACAACTATAAATTTTCACAGTTAATTATaaatacaattttatttattatttaaacattccttaattttcaattacatctatCCCACCAATAATGAAGACACacgttttaattgttttaattgagGGAATCTCTAATATGTGTTTGTATTGTCAATATTCACTCATGGTCATCCTAGAAATTATTCTTACCAATGAATTTAAAGTTCATTTGAGCCAATGTCCTTCAAAGCCATCATTACATTATATTCCCTTCGTTCGTGATTTATCTTTATAAGCCAATTCATAAGGTCATACATTTGTGTAACATCCTAGTTGTGTCATCTCTTTTACCCAATTAAATGGCAAGTCCATCAAACTGGCGCTGTCAATCACAATTTATGGAGGACTTTATGTCTCTACAACAACAAGAGCTCGACGACATTGCCAATCTATCATTCCTTCCATCTTTTCCCTCCTAGTTGTAATGGTATATGGTAATAGAAATTTTGTATTGATACAACTATAAATTTTCACAGTTAATTATaaatacaattttatttatttaaacatgccttaattttcaattacatctatCCCACCAATAATGAAGACACACacgttttaattgttttaattgagGGAATCTCTAATATGTGTTTGTATTGTCAATATTCCCTCATGGTCATCCTAGAAATTATTCATGCCAATGAATTTAAAGTTCATTTGAGCCAATGTCCTTCAAAGCCATCATTGCATTATATTCCCTTCGTTCGTGATTTATCTTTATAAGCCAATTCATAATTTCATACATTTGTGCAACATCCTAGTTGTGTCATCTCTTTTACTCAATTAAATGGCAAGTCCATGAAACTGGCGCTTTCAAGCACAATTTATGGAGGATTTTATGTCTCTACAACAACAAGAGCTCGACGACATTGCCTTGCTTGAGCATGCGCTTGCAGAAGTAGAGGAGCCAGAGCCCGAGCCACCACGAATTAATACACGAACTTTCATTAATAGAGATCGTGCAAAAGCGCATGAGGATCTTGTCAAAAAATACTTCGCTGTCAACTGTATTTACCCACCATGCATGTTTCGATGTCGGTTTCGCATGAGATTTGAGTTGTTCCATCGGATACGAATCGACTT encodes the following:
- the LOC119992718 gene encoding probable terpene synthase 6 produces the protein MPRFEEYMDNAGLSTCYHVMANVAFTGMGEIAGVKEFEWLKSFPKIDEATMIICRLMDDLVTTEREKQWKHIPTGIECYMKTYGVSEEEAVEEFQRNISNAWKDINEELIKPTRPLLMIFLNLARVMDVLYKYKDAYTYSASLKDIIKSLFIDAIPIHACMLVFLLVLPIVGAHDEAFNRIRQMHYVTSHHDLNFIITSHHDFYAFMIVCNINYCMPQSFKKSSIHEF
- the LOC119993279 gene encoding beta-caryophyllene synthase-like codes for the protein MATHCSPRFEEHIAYALKNPFHKGISRIESRQYISFYEEDESCNQLLLKLAKIDFNRVQIWHQQELVEILRWHKELDVEVNFPYSRDRPVETYLWTVGTFFESHYATTRKFLTKFTILLTYLDDTYDAYGTIEELRLLTNAIQRWDSDHLEEAPNSMKFLCKAYLDLFHEKEEEFNNEGKPYHLSYAIDAVLID